Sequence from the Botrytis cinerea B05.10 chromosome 12, complete sequence genome:
CGGACCTGTCATGATGGAATTcaatgattattttgatgggGATGAATTGATTCTCGATTgatcttgattgatttatcaCTATGTAGCTGCTTGTTGGTTCTTGTGTTTGGAGGGCAAAATTGTTAAAACAAGGCTGTGGAAACAATGTTCTCGCATTTTCTTTAGCCTTCGATAACCTTAGTACTCACTAGGTAGGCAAGGCACTTTTATCGGCCAGAGCCTTGCCTTATcgaaattcattttattgACTTGGTGAAAACCCAACCctcaaattttatttctcGGGCAACTACATtgacaacatcaacaacggAATATGCAAAGAAAAAGTCATGGCACCAGTTTTATCAAGTAATTGGAAGAATCTTCAAGCAGCATTAAAGAAAGCCCCCAACCCAGAACCAGATGCGAAGAAACGAAAAGCTGCAGAACCTTCGGAAAGAACGAAAGACAGTATCGCAAAGCGCAGAAGATTAGAAGGCCTCGCAGTAAAACCTCGACCAATCGCAGACGCCAAAGGGATTccgaagaagggaaagatggGAGCAATGGGAAGCTCACCAGCTTTAGACTCAACAGAAGATGATACGCCACTTCCTAAGAATGCACCGTCTGCTTCTCTGGCACTCTGGGCGGAAGACAATGACATATCGGCGAAAGATCTTGCGGAAGCTTATGGAGGCAATTTGAAAGATACAACCATTCAAGGCGCTCGAGCCGACAAAATCAATGGCGGGCTCTCGGAAGACGTTGATATAGGGAAATACATTGGAATAGATTGCGAAATGGTAGGTGTAGGAGGTTCTGAAGATAGATCGGTATTGGCTCGAGTTAGTATTGTCAATTTCCATGGCACGCAGGTATACGATTCTTTTGTGCGACCCAAAGAATTTGTTACGGATTGGAGAACTCATGTTTCTGGGGTTTCGACGAAAAATATGGCGACGGCGAGGGAATTTGATGAGGTGCAGAGGGATGTGGCCGAGATTTTGAAGGGAAGGATATTGGTGGGACATGCGATAAAGAATGATTTGGAAGCTATGATACTGAGCCACCCAAAGAGAGACATACGGGATACGTCAAAATTTTCGGGCTTCAGAAAATATAGCAACGGGAGAACACCGAGTCTGAAGAAGTTGTCCAAGGAGATACTGGGTGTGGATATACAAGGCGGTGAACATTCTAGTATTGAGGATGCGAGGGCAACTATACTTTTGTTTAGGAAACACAAATCGGCTTTCGATACTGAACATGCGAAGCATCATCCTCCACACTCTGGTGTGTCCTCGAAGTCCAAGCCAAacagcaagaagaagaagaaagggaagCGTTGAAGATTCTCAAGGCCACCACGATGTGAATGGCGATGGAGTTGCGactttactttattataaataagtGAACAAGAATATTGCTAATGCAGATATTGGCTTTCAGTGGAGTTGGGAGTTTGGTTGGCGTTGAGAAAGAGACTCATTAACTCGAGCGATGgtttcaaaatccaaagacCCTTTTACGAGCATCGATATAACAATTACATCCAGCTAGGCACTGTTTGCTCAGCAAGCACAAGAAAAGCCAGCACTAATAATATACTATGGGTTCCACGACAAACATGACAAGTCTATATGGTCTAACACACTGCCACCCTAATGCAGTGCCAATTCTTCTaagacttttcaaaattagaaaaattCATTACCCCTCCCATCCATGGACTCCAAGCGCTGCAGAAAAAAGTTACCCTCAATTGTGAACCGGGATCTCGAAATTATAGGGGAATGccatccatcaattccaATGCTCCTTCTCTACCAACTGTGATTATTGCATCTCCAAGTGTCTTTGTTGCAAATCCTGCTTCGCAATATGTGAAATAGTACTGAATGAGCATGTTAGCGCATGTTATATTGGGATACGTTTGTGTGGTGCATATGGAAATACGTACCTCCCACTTCTTTCTGAATACTTCtacctccctctctcccatCTCCTTGTGCTCCGCCATCAAGGCAGGTCTAATTCTTGACTCGAAATTTGTCAAGaacttttccttccataATCGCAACGTCTTCGCATAATGACCTCCGATGTTCTCCACCTTTTCAACAACCAAAGTTCCCTCCGAGGCTTTGGTGATGTTGTCGATTAATTGTGTGACGGAAGGAAGATGGCCACCGGGGAAAATATACTTTCGAATAAAATCCTCGCCCTTTGCATACGCCTCATATCGACCCTCCGGCATAGTAATGCATTGGAACACAGCGATTCCATCTGGTTTCAATAGTCGATGAATGCAGGAGAAATAGGTCTCCAGATATTCTGCCCCAACAGCTTCGAGCATCTCAATGGAAATTATCTTATCATAAGGTTGTTTTGGTACGGGTAGTGCTCGATAGTCCATAAGTTTCACTTCAATTCTATCCGCGAAGCCGGCTGCGAAAATGCGCTTTTCGGCTAAGGCCTTTTGTTCAACAGACAAAGTCAAACTTGTTACACGACATCCTGTTCGTTTAACGGCTTGAATGGCAAATGAGCCCCATCCAgtcccaatctccaatacATGATCTGAGGGTTTGATTTTTGCCCCGTCTATGAATCGATCGAGTTTCGTTCTTTGTGCTTCTTCAAGTGTTTCCTCTTCAAATTCGAATGAGGCGCTAGAAATTGATTTCCATATCGGGCATGAATATGTCATATCATCGGAAAGGAATGCAGCAAACATTTCATTAGAAATGTCGTAATGCGCGGAGACGTTGAGGAGGGAATTGGACAGAGTGTTGGTACTCCGGGCGAGTCCTGTAATAGTGGCGGCGATAGAGGAGGTTAGAGTTGTGGCATTTGCCAATTGATTGCGATTTTGGATAAAAAGCTAGAAATGGCTTTTAGTATGAAATTGTAAGATTGTGCGACCCGGGGAAAACCTAACATACTTCGAAAAAGCCAGTCAAGTCATCACATTCGACCTCTCCCAACATATACGCCTCCGCAAAACCCATATCGGCAAACAGGAATAGGCGCACCCAAAATGCTTGATTGATAACTCTcaattctatctttcttGCTGCACCAGCTTTCCGCGGGTTGTGATTACCATTTACGCCATTGACTCCATTGGCCTTGTGTTCCTTTGCAATCTTCGCCCCATAACTTATTGTTTTTCCAGTTTCGGCATCAGTTACGAGGAGTGTACCACGCTCAATTCGTCCGAACAATGAAGTGACAGCAGCTTTGGACACAGAAAGGGCTGGACCCCAAGTCAAACCACCAATTGTACTCTTGAGATAGTCGGCACTCTTGGTTATGGGCGCAGTGACGGCGTCGGGGAGGTAGGAAGCCATTATGGTGATAGGAAAGCTTCTTTGGggaaatcgagaagaaaaactTAGGAAATTATTGTATTAACGACCTGCGCGTGTAGAGAGGGATGTatgaaaatatcaattgaatggaCAGGAGGGTGAAGGGCGAGAAGACTATTTCCTCGGTCGAGGTACTAGCTGGGCGGTGCCGGTAGTGCCGTGGGTGGGAACCTTTTCTGCTGTGGAGACTGAGCAAGCTATCACGACGCTAGGtgttgagcttgagctttgCACCACCACCGATTTGATTGGGATTACGTTGAAAAAGGAAcgggaaggaagggaaaagaaaaggaaagaaaaagaagcagaGACAGAGGAACTGGTAGATATCTCTCGTTCGCTGTTACGGGTATCAGCAGAAGTCAACACCACACAAAGTTGAGGGAAGAGATATAAAGGAAGAGGCAGCACTCACATTACGAATCTAGATCAAAAAAGCAACACGATCGAGAGCGAAGCATGAAAGACCCGGATGACGATGTTACCCGAAGACCGCCAAAACACTGAATGCTTGAGTGCACGGCAAGGAAACAAGGGCTAGGCAGAATGTGGATTAAGGAGGGGTGAAAATAGTTCATGCAGATGGGGAGCCCCGCTATTAGTGTATCTTGTCGGGAGATCTGTGTGGAACGCATCGATATTTGGAAGTGCTTGGACTGTGAACTCAGACACCAATTGATCAAGCTTTTTGGGCTGGGAAGGAAGATGACTGGCACAGAtgtaaatcaaaatatacatGTAAACACACATGGAGAGAGATATTGCTTCGCACGTATAGACGATgtttgaaaatgagaatgtCCACGGTGAGACATGGTCGTGGGCATAACCCTCATCCCTCTTCCCAAGGTATGCACGATGCGCGTATCCATCAGATACATACAAGGATCTCCAATCGATCCAGTCTGCCGAGGGTCGCTGCTCATCTGGGTAGGAGTTTAGAcctttaattttattttgcGCACACCATAGCTACTCAACTGAGCGCACTCGTACGTCCTACAAGAAAACAATTCGCGTGTTCGTATAAGGCTCAACAAATTGACATGCGCGGTGTGAGCAATGTGAGTGGTGTGCCCACCGTCCATCCGGTGATGGTATCAAAGTCGTGACATCATCAATTGATCCTTTGCCGCAGCACACATATATCAAGGGGCATCTCCCAATGAAACCTTTCCCTCAGCACCTTCGGAGTCCGTACATTTCCGCAGCGAAACGATGTGTATACCTCTTTCCCACTCTTGCAAAGAGTCGTCCGCATCGAGGGCCATACGCGAGAGAGAAAGGCATGGGAATCGTAACCGTGGGAGATGGCATTTGAAAGAAACTGTGGGTGATTATATAATCTGCCAGGGGTAACATTCCGATTGACAACGTCCCGAGCCACTCTTTACGGATCGGATTGTGCTCCATCGGCCAGGAAAGGAAAGTCTTTGTCTTGTGGCGGGGTGGGGAAGAGGTGTCACGTGTCTCAAGGGTGTATGGAGGATACACCTGGAGAGGCACAAATTAGCAGAAGGGGTAGATGGACCGTATCATGGGCTTCATTCATGTCTACCGCGTTATCGGAGGATGACTCAACTCAACCCGCAGAGACGGAGAAAGCAATGGCGGCACGTGGGCAGGCAAGGCAGTTTGCGATCCAAGCCCAAGTAACCTTATTACAGTACTTTATCGCAAACGCGTCAAAGTCGCGTCTCTTGCGCCCATGCTCGTACTCACTACCAAAacctttgatttttgaaaatacacaTCAATGCAATTC
This genomic interval carries:
- the Bcrex4 gene encoding Bcrex4, whose translation is MAPVLSSNWKNLQAALKKAPNPEPDAKKRKAAEPSERTKDSIAKRRRLEGLAVKPRPIADAKGIPKKGKMGAMGSSPALDSTEDDTPLPKNAPSASLALWAEDNDISAKDLAEAYGGNLKDTTIQGARADKINGGLSEDVDIGKYIGIDCEMVGVGGSEDRSVLARVSIVNFHGTQVYDSFVRPKEFVTDWRTHVSGVSTKNMATAREFDEVQRDVAEILKGRILVGHAIKNDLEAMILSHPKRDIRDTSKFSGFRKYSNGRTPSLKKLSKEILGVDIQGGEHSSIEDARATILLFRKHKSAFDTEHAKHHPPHSGVSSKSKPNSKKKKKGKR